A region from the Variovorax paradoxus genome encodes:
- a CDS encoding ABC transporter ATP-binding protein, which translates to MVASAVAEAGVRRAGAHIDIGGVSHWFDVPAGPLQVLDDIDLTVKPGEFVALLGPSGCGKSTLLRLVAGLEPATAGRITQDDAAITRPDPSRIVVFQDPTLYPWRSVWDNVALGLQARGVLKSQRGRVDEALKLVGLTDFAKAFPHQLSGGMAQRVALARALVNDPQLLVLDEPLGKLDSLTRIAMQSELVNLWQRAGFSALLVTHDVEEALFLANRVIVLSDRPARIAAEIVVDLPYPRHRGHARLAELRHEALRHLGLDATW; encoded by the coding sequence ATGGTAGCCAGCGCCGTTGCTGAAGCGGGCGTGCGCCGGGCCGGCGCGCATATCGACATCGGCGGCGTGAGCCACTGGTTCGATGTGCCGGCCGGCCCGCTGCAGGTGCTCGACGACATCGACCTGACGGTAAAGCCCGGCGAATTCGTCGCGCTGCTGGGACCGAGCGGCTGCGGCAAGTCGACGCTGCTGCGCCTCGTGGCCGGGCTCGAGCCCGCCACGGCCGGCCGCATCACGCAGGACGATGCGGCCATCACGCGGCCCGACCCGTCGCGCATCGTCGTGTTCCAGGACCCGACGCTCTACCCCTGGCGCAGCGTGTGGGACAACGTGGCGCTGGGCCTGCAGGCGCGCGGCGTGCTCAAGTCGCAGCGTGGCCGCGTCGACGAGGCGCTGAAGCTTGTCGGCCTCACCGACTTTGCCAAGGCCTTTCCGCACCAGCTTTCGGGCGGCATGGCACAGCGCGTGGCGCTGGCGCGTGCGCTGGTCAACGATCCGCAGCTGCTGGTGCTCGACGAGCCGCTCGGCAAGCTCGATTCGCTCACGCGCATCGCAATGCAGAGCGAGCTCGTCAACCTGTGGCAGCGCGCCGGCTTCTCGGCACTGCTGGTGACGCACGATGTGGAGGAGGCGCTGTTCCTCGCCAACCGCGTGATCGTGCTGAGCGACCGGCCGGCGCGCATTGCGGCCGAGATCGTGGTCGACCTGCCGTATCCGCGCCATCGTGGGCATGCGCGTCTGGCCGAGTTGAGACACGAAGCGTTGAGGCATTTGGGGCTCGACGCCACCTGGTGA
- a CDS encoding ABC transporter substrate-binding protein translates to MTASLSRPVSRRGVLRAGGAAAVVASGGLIASQAFSQQARKLTFAWNAAAFCLSPVVVAQERGYFERNGLQVDLINYTGSTDQLLESLATAKADAAVGMIHRWLKPLESGFDVKIVGSSHGGCVRLVGAKSAGATSLASLKGKIIGVSDIASPGKNFFSILLAKNGIDADKDVTWRQYPADLLDIAVQKGEIHAIADGDPNVYLIEKRNKGAFVEIASNLSGEYKDKVCCIVGARGELVRKDKPTVAALVRAIAQASDYVAENPNESARLFAKYSPKVPVEDLRALLGTLTHNHHPLGRNLRDEVEFYARDFRGVGVLKKTTDPVKFAEHVSFDPLA, encoded by the coding sequence ATGACCGCATCTCTTTCACGCCCCGTATCGCGCCGGGGTGTCCTGCGCGCAGGCGGCGCTGCCGCCGTGGTTGCCTCGGGTGGCCTGATCGCCTCGCAGGCGTTTTCGCAGCAGGCGCGCAAGCTCACCTTCGCATGGAACGCCGCCGCGTTCTGCCTCTCGCCCGTCGTCGTCGCGCAGGAGCGCGGCTACTTCGAGCGCAACGGCCTGCAGGTGGACCTGATCAACTACACCGGCTCCACCGACCAGCTGCTGGAGTCGCTGGCGACGGCCAAGGCCGATGCGGCGGTGGGCATGATCCACCGCTGGCTCAAGCCGCTGGAGTCGGGCTTCGACGTGAAGATCGTCGGCAGCTCGCACGGCGGCTGCGTGCGGCTGGTGGGCGCGAAGAGCGCGGGCGCCACCAGCCTCGCGAGCCTCAAGGGCAAGATCATCGGCGTGTCGGACATCGCGAGCCCGGGCAAGAACTTCTTCTCGATCCTGCTCGCGAAGAACGGCATCGATGCCGACAAGGACGTGACCTGGCGCCAGTACCCGGCCGACCTGCTCGACATCGCGGTGCAGAAGGGCGAGATCCACGCGATTGCCGATGGCGACCCCAACGTCTACCTGATCGAGAAGCGCAACAAGGGGGCCTTCGTGGAGATTGCGAGCAACCTCTCGGGCGAATACAAGGACAAGGTCTGCTGCATCGTCGGCGCGCGCGGCGAACTGGTGCGCAAGGACAAGCCGACCGTGGCCGCGCTGGTGCGCGCCATCGCGCAGGCCTCCGACTACGTGGCCGAGAACCCGAACGAATCGGCCAGGCTCTTCGCTAAGTATTCGCCCAAGGTGCCGGTGGAAGACCTGCGCGCGCTGCTCGGCACGCTCACGCACAACCACCATCCGCTCGGCAGGAACCTGCGCGACGAGGTGGAGTTCTATGCGCGCGATTTCCGCGGCGTCGGCGTGCTCAAGAAGACCACCGATCCGGTGAAATTCGCCGAGCATGTCTCTTTCGATCCGCTGGCATGA
- a CDS encoding ABC transporter permease — MSTPDPAFGFDSLPFRGRAREGAAACERPPAPASALPRSSVALPAWRIGFAAAATWFALGLLTIYWPNKAVGFSDWAYTDEFGIAAIAVGALLLAAASLGPRAGRVALALQPAGPWLVALPVLFAIWEIATAKLALLPRPFFAPPQSLVETYIDDWRRLGESLLHSTRLLAHGFVLGALAGFLTGVTIGWSRIAGYWVHPVLRFVGPVPASALLPLAFFFFPSSYAAAVFLIALATGFPVAVLTWSGVAGVNRNYYDVARTMGASERFLVLRVAIPAALPQVFVGLFMGLGAAFSVLVTAEMMGVKAGLGFYLSWAQGWASYSNMYAALIVMAVLCSGLITLLFKVRDRVLSWQKGTVKW, encoded by the coding sequence ATGAGCACCCCCGACCCCGCATTCGGCTTCGATTCCCTCCCCTTCCGGGGGAGGGCCAGGGAGGGGGCCGCGGCGTGTGAACGTCCACCGGCTCCTGCTTCGGCATTGCCCCGCAGCTCGGTGGCTCTGCCCGCATGGCGCATCGGCTTCGCCGCCGCTGCGACATGGTTCGCCCTGGGCCTGCTCACGATCTACTGGCCGAACAAGGCGGTGGGCTTCAGCGACTGGGCCTACACCGACGAGTTCGGCATCGCCGCCATCGCGGTGGGCGCACTGCTGCTGGCCGCCGCATCGCTCGGGCCGCGCGCCGGCCGCGTCGCGCTTGCGCTGCAGCCCGCGGGCCCATGGCTTGTCGCGCTGCCCGTGCTGTTCGCCATCTGGGAGATCGCGACCGCCAAGCTCGCGTTGCTCCCCAGGCCATTCTTTGCGCCGCCGCAAAGCCTGGTGGAGACCTACATCGACGACTGGCGCCGCCTCGGCGAAAGCCTGCTGCATTCGACCCGGCTGCTCGCGCATGGCTTCGTGCTGGGCGCGCTCGCGGGTTTTCTCACGGGCGTGACCATCGGCTGGTCGCGCATCGCGGGCTACTGGGTGCATCCGGTGCTGCGCTTCGTGGGGCCGGTGCCGGCTTCGGCGCTGCTGCCGCTCGCGTTCTTCTTCTTTCCATCGAGCTATGCGGCCGCGGTGTTCCTGATCGCGCTCGCCACTGGTTTTCCGGTGGCGGTGCTCACCTGGTCGGGCGTCGCGGGCGTCAACCGCAATTACTACGACGTGGCGCGCACCATGGGCGCGAGCGAGCGCTTCCTGGTGCTGCGCGTGGCCATTCCGGCGGCGTTGCCGCAGGTATTCGTGGGCCTTTTCATGGGGCTGGGCGCGGCGTTCTCGGTGCTGGTCACGGCCGAGATGATGGGCGTGAAAGCCGGCCTCGGTTTCTATCTTTCGTGGGCACAGGGCTGGGCTTCGTACTCGAACATGTACGCCGCGCTGATCGTGATGGCCGTGCTGTGCTCGGGCCTGATCACGCTGCTGTTCAAGGTGCGCGACCGTGTGCTGTCGTGGCAGAAGGGGACTGTGAAATGGTAG
- a CDS encoding LLM class flavin-dependent oxidoreductase, translated as MSQNDVEFIGMIQGQKVSEIHAAKGPAIDREYVRAFAQAHESAGFDRVLVPHHSTGPDATLTVAYAASVTERIHFMLAHRPGFVSPTLAARQFASLDQFSGGRLGVHYISGGSDEEQRRDGDWLGHDQRYARTDEYLDVLHKVWTSEKPFDHEGAHYRYQNAFSEVKPLQTRNGRPHVPVYFGGASEAAIPVAGKYADVYALWGESLDQARELTTRVRAEAAKHGRSVRFSVSFRPILAQTEEAAWARAESILAETKRLRVVQGYNRGGPQQSEGAKRLLAAAEKGTRLDKRLWTAVAQEIGGRSNSTALVGTPEQVADALLDYYDLGVTTFLIRGFDPLEDAIDYGRELIPRTRELVAQRAASIRKAA; from the coding sequence ATGAGCCAGAACGACGTTGAATTCATCGGCATGATCCAGGGCCAGAAGGTCTCGGAGATCCATGCGGCCAAGGGACCGGCCATCGACCGCGAGTACGTGCGCGCCTTCGCGCAGGCGCACGAGAGCGCGGGATTCGACCGCGTGCTGGTGCCGCACCATTCGACCGGCCCCGACGCCACGCTGACGGTGGCCTATGCCGCCTCGGTGACCGAGCGCATCCACTTCATGCTCGCGCATCGGCCGGGTTTCGTGTCGCCCACGCTGGCGGCGCGGCAGTTCGCGTCGCTCGACCAGTTCAGCGGCGGCCGGCTCGGCGTGCACTACATCTCGGGCGGTTCCGATGAAGAGCAGCGCCGCGACGGCGACTGGCTCGGCCATGACCAGCGCTATGCGCGCACCGACGAATACCTCGACGTGCTGCACAAGGTGTGGACCAGCGAGAAGCCCTTCGACCACGAAGGCGCGCACTACCGCTACCAGAACGCTTTCTCCGAAGTGAAGCCGCTGCAGACGCGCAACGGCAGGCCGCATGTGCCGGTGTACTTCGGCGGCGCGTCGGAAGCGGCGATTCCGGTCGCCGGCAAATACGCCGACGTGTATGCGCTGTGGGGCGAGTCGCTCGACCAGGCGCGCGAGCTCACGACGCGCGTGCGCGCCGAGGCCGCGAAGCATGGGCGCAGCGTGCGCTTCTCGGTGTCGTTCCGCCCCATCCTCGCGCAGACCGAAGAAGCCGCGTGGGCGCGCGCCGAGAGCATCCTGGCCGAGACGAAACGCCTGCGCGTGGTGCAGGGCTACAACCGCGGCGGGCCGCAGCAGAGCGAGGGCGCGAAGCGCCTGCTCGCAGCGGCGGAGAAGGGCACGCGGCTCGACAAGCGGCTGTGGACGGCCGTGGCGCAGGAGATCGGCGGGCGCTCCAACAGCACGGCCCTGGTTGGCACACCCGAACAGGTGGCCGATGCGCTGCTCGACTACTACGACCTGGGCGTGACCACCTTCCTGATCCGCGGCTTCGATCCGCTGGAAGACGCGATCGACTATGGACGCGAGCTGATTCCGCGCACGCGTGAACTCGTGGCGCAGCGCGCGGCTTCCATCCGCAAGGCCGCCTGA
- a CDS encoding acyl-CoA dehydrogenase family protein, translated as MSALPLRRPSATPEETTPATVDAALLAGLSAQFAATAADHDRSGAFPRENFEALQARGLIGLVAPAACGGGAATLATARRVIAAVARGEPATALILTMTYLQHHALARSDGRWPPHLRERVLRSAVERGALINALRVEPALGSPARGGLPATVARREGSGWRIDGHKLYTTGIEGLSWLAVWARTDEPVPRTGVFLVPRDAPGVRVIASWDHLGLRASGSHEVVFENVAIELDHAVDLRAPADWAPDAGSQTDIDAHAAQQAWMTVLLGSLYDAVAQAAHGWLAGFLNQRAPGNLGAPLASLARVQEHVGEIEALLRTNRVLLDDATRAIDEGRAQPATDSGLLKYTVTNNAIRAVELALQLSGNHGLTRQNPLERHYRDVLCSRIHTPQNDAILVAAGKRALLSTGAAA; from the coding sequence ATGAGTGCACTCCCCTTGCGCCGCCCGTCGGCCACGCCTGAAGAAACCACACCCGCCACCGTCGATGCCGCGCTGCTGGCCGGCCTGTCGGCCCAGTTCGCCGCCACCGCGGCCGACCACGACCGCAGCGGCGCCTTTCCGCGCGAGAACTTCGAGGCGCTGCAGGCGCGCGGCCTCATCGGCCTGGTGGCGCCCGCGGCCTGCGGCGGCGGCGCTGCCACGCTGGCGACCGCGCGGCGCGTGATCGCGGCCGTGGCGCGCGGCGAGCCGGCCACCGCGCTGATCCTGACGATGACCTATCTGCAGCACCATGCGCTCGCGCGCAGCGACGGCCGCTGGCCGCCGCACCTGCGCGAACGGGTGCTGCGCAGCGCGGTGGAACGCGGTGCGCTCATCAACGCGCTGCGCGTCGAGCCCGCGCTCGGTTCGCCCGCGCGCGGCGGGCTGCCCGCGACGGTGGCGCGCCGCGAAGGCAGCGGCTGGAGGATCGACGGCCACAAGCTCTACACGACGGGCATCGAAGGCCTCTCGTGGCTCGCCGTGTGGGCGCGTACCGACGAGCCAGTGCCGCGCACCGGCGTGTTCCTGGTGCCGCGCGATGCGCCCGGCGTGCGCGTGATCGCGAGCTGGGACCACCTGGGCCTGCGCGCATCGGGCAGCCACGAGGTGGTGTTCGAGAACGTGGCGATCGAGCTCGACCACGCGGTCGACCTTCGCGCACCGGCCGACTGGGCGCCCGACGCCGGCAGCCAGACCGACATCGATGCCCACGCCGCGCAGCAGGCCTGGATGACGGTGCTGCTCGGCAGCCTCTACGACGCGGTGGCGCAGGCCGCGCACGGCTGGCTGGCGGGTTTTCTCAACCAGCGTGCGCCCGGCAACCTGGGCGCGCCGCTCGCGAGCCTTGCGCGCGTGCAGGAGCATGTGGGAGAGATCGAGGCGCTGCTGCGCACCAACCGCGTGCTGCTCGACGATGCGACGCGCGCCATCGACGAAGGCCGCGCGCAACCGGCCACCGACAGCGGCCTGCTGAAGTACACCGTGACGAACAATGCCATCCGCGCGGTCGAACTCGCGCTGCAGCTGAGCGGCAACCACGGCCTCACGCGGCAGAACCCGCTCGAGCGGCACTACCGCGACGTGCTGTGCAGCCGCATTCACACGCCGCAGAACGACGCGATCCTGGTCGCGGCAGGCAAGCGCGCACTGCTTTCGACGGGAGCCGCCGCATGA
- a CDS encoding cysteine dioxygenase codes for MSGTSAIAPLREFVIAFGRLLDSGPDEPRILSEGGALLRTLVARDDWLPGAFAQPDPARYQQFLLHADSTERFSVVSFVWGPGQATPVHDHTVWGLIGILRGAEYSQGYAVGSDGRAQPQGEAVRLDAGEVEAVSPAIGDLHRVHNAHADRVSISIHVYGANIGAVRRHTYPNEGGRKPFVSGYSNALLPNLWDRSAEPRKPDPA; via the coding sequence GTGAGCGGCACCTCGGCGATCGCACCGCTGCGCGAATTCGTCATCGCGTTCGGCCGCCTGCTCGACAGCGGCCCGGACGAGCCGCGCATCCTCTCCGAAGGCGGCGCCCTGCTTCGCACGCTGGTGGCACGCGACGACTGGCTGCCCGGCGCCTTTGCCCAACCCGACCCCGCGCGCTACCAGCAGTTCCTGCTGCATGCCGACAGCACTGAACGCTTTTCAGTCGTGAGCTTTGTCTGGGGGCCGGGGCAGGCGACGCCGGTGCACGACCACACGGTGTGGGGCCTGATCGGCATACTGCGCGGCGCCGAATACAGCCAGGGCTACGCCGTCGGCAGCGATGGCCGCGCGCAGCCGCAAGGCGAAGCGGTGCGGCTCGACGCCGGCGAGGTGGAAGCCGTGTCGCCCGCCATCGGCGACCTGCACCGCGTGCACAACGCGCATGCGGACCGCGTGTCGATCAGCATCCACGTGTACGGCGCCAACATCGGCGCCGTGCGGCGGCATACTTACCCGAACGAAGGCGGACGCAAGCCCTTTGTCTCGGGCTACTCCAATGCGCTGCTGCCCAACCTGTGGGACCGCAGCGCCGAACCTCGAAAACCGGATCCAGCATGA
- a CDS encoding ABC transporter substrate-binding protein, whose amino-acid sequence MTSDFPIDRRRLLQAAAGWSALAAAGAAPARDLSGVTLRVGTYKGLWRPLLQASGQANTPYRIDWRELNNGVLHIEAINGDALDLGSGSEIPPVFAARQKSSVRLVAVTHEDLNNQATLARKDSPIRRIADFKGKRVGYVRATTSHYYLAKQLAEAGLSFSDIQAVSLTPSDGLSAFARGDLDAWAIYGYNGQLARTQYGARTIKTGVGYLSGNFPIYANPRALDDELRRAALGDLLQRLQRAFAWINGNFLAYARAQSAETRVPVGDLVELFNGRSGDYSLGPVTDAVVRSHQEVADTFLKIGVLDGPADVKPLWDRRFENLLRLPTA is encoded by the coding sequence ATGACATCTGACTTTCCGATCGACAGGCGACGCCTGCTCCAGGCCGCCGCGGGCTGGAGTGCCCTGGCCGCGGCCGGTGCGGCGCCGGCGCGCGACCTCTCTGGCGTCACGCTGCGCGTGGGCACCTACAAGGGCCTCTGGCGCCCGCTGCTGCAGGCTTCCGGCCAAGCCAACACGCCGTACAGGATCGACTGGCGCGAGCTCAACAACGGCGTGCTGCACATCGAGGCCATCAACGGCGATGCGCTCGACCTGGGCTCGGGCAGCGAGATCCCGCCGGTGTTCGCGGCGCGCCAGAAATCCAGCGTGCGGCTGGTGGCCGTGACGCACGAAGACCTGAACAACCAGGCCACGCTGGCGCGCAAGGATTCGCCGATCCGCCGCATCGCCGACTTCAAGGGCAAGCGCGTGGGCTATGTGCGCGCCACCACCTCGCACTACTACCTGGCCAAGCAGCTGGCCGAGGCGGGCCTGTCGTTCAGCGACATCCAGGCCGTGAGCCTCACGCCTTCGGACGGCCTCTCGGCCTTCGCGCGCGGCGATCTCGATGCCTGGGCCATCTACGGCTACAACGGCCAGCTCGCGCGCACGCAATACGGCGCGCGCACCATCAAGACCGGCGTGGGCTACCTCTCGGGCAACTTCCCGATCTACGCCAACCCGCGTGCGCTCGACGACGAGCTGCGCCGTGCGGCGCTGGGCGACCTGCTGCAGCGCCTGCAGCGCGCCTTCGCATGGATCAACGGCAACTTCCTGGCCTATGCGCGTGCGCAGTCGGCCGAGACGCGCGTGCCGGTCGGCGACCTGGTCGAGCTCTTCAACGGCCGCAGCGGCGACTACAGCCTGGGCCCGGTCACTGACGCCGTGGTGCGCAGCCACCAAGAGGTGGCCGACACCTTCCTGAAGATCGGCGTGCTCGACGGGCCCGCCGACGTGAAGCCCTTGTGGGACCGCCGCTTCGAGAACCTGCTGCGCCTGCCCACCGCCTGA
- a CDS encoding class II aldolase/adducin family protein: MSAVLSIDRNAAQPLKLNPHPQQKYWFDPIPPRTSVQAERRHRQERLAGAFRLFARFGFAQGLAGHITARDPELSDHFWVNPLGVHFSRIKVSDLLLVNSKGETVIGDRPLNKAAFAIHAAIHEHNPKIIAAAHTHSTYGKAWSTLGRKLDTITQDSCVFHGDVALFDDFTGMVVDTSEGERIAQALGDKKGAILKNHGILTAGPTVEAAAWWYIALDNACHTQLLAEAAGKPQPIDEATARHTHSQIGGPEGAIHSFDSLYEGLVEAEPELLL, encoded by the coding sequence ATGAGTGCCGTTCTTTCCATCGACCGCAACGCGGCCCAGCCGCTGAAGCTCAACCCCCACCCGCAGCAGAAGTACTGGTTCGACCCGATCCCACCGCGCACCAGCGTGCAGGCCGAGCGCCGCCACCGGCAGGAGCGCCTCGCGGGTGCGTTCCGCCTGTTTGCGCGCTTCGGCTTTGCGCAGGGCCTTGCGGGCCACATCACCGCGCGCGATCCCGAGCTCAGCGATCACTTCTGGGTCAACCCGCTGGGCGTCCACTTCTCGCGCATCAAGGTCTCCGACCTGCTGCTGGTCAACTCGAAGGGCGAGACGGTGATCGGCGACCGGCCGCTCAACAAGGCCGCATTTGCCATCCACGCCGCGATCCACGAGCACAACCCGAAGATCATCGCCGCCGCGCACACGCATTCGACCTACGGCAAGGCCTGGTCCACGCTGGGCCGCAAGCTCGACACGATCACGCAGGACAGCTGCGTGTTCCATGGCGACGTGGCGCTGTTCGACGACTTCACCGGCATGGTGGTCGACACCAGCGAGGGCGAGCGCATCGCGCAGGCGCTGGGCGACAAGAAGGGCGCGATCCTCAAGAATCACGGCATCCTGACGGCGGGCCCCACGGTCGAGGCCGCCGCCTGGTGGTACATCGCGCTCGACAACGCCTGCCACACGCAGCTGCTGGCTGAGGCCGCCGGCAAGCCGCAGCCCATCGACGAAGCAACCGCGCGCCACACGCACAGCCAGATCGGCGGCCCGGAGGGGGCCATCCATTCCTTCGACAGCCTCTACGAAGGCCTGGTCGAAGCGGAGCCCGAGCTGCTGCTCTGA
- a CDS encoding rhodanese-related sulfurtransferase: MTTAAFPLLPFAAVRERLVAREETALLDVREEDPFAQAHPLWAANLPLSRIEIEAWRRIPRRDTFIVLYGAHEGTDLAPPAARTFAALGYTNVHLLEGGLEGWRAAGGELFRDVNVPSKSFGELVEHERHTPSLTAPEVKALIDGKADVVVLDARRFDEYRTMSIPSATSVPGAELVLRVRELAPDPATQVIVNCAGRTRSIIGTQSLVNAGISNPVAALRNGTIGWKLAGQVLDHGADRKAPAVVSDAHRAQAQADARRVADKAGVRRIALDALHALEAPGRTVYRFDVRTPEEYEAGHLPGFASAPGGQLVQETDHQVPVRGARIVLADDDGVRASMSASWLAQMGWEVYVLDPLPPASAFAETAAPPPAYPPAAATVPEISPRELAALLEQQIGTAVIDVTTSANYLKCHIPGAWYAIRAHLAQAVDAAIPPAQRYVLTCGSSLLARYAAADLRQALDARGQRDVEVLVLAGGNAAWFAAGLEAETGETRLATPRTDRYRRPYEGTDAPAEAMQAYLEWEYGLVAQLARDGTHHFHVI, encoded by the coding sequence ATGACGACAGCCGCCTTCCCCCTTCTGCCCTTCGCCGCCGTGCGAGAGCGGCTCGTCGCGCGCGAGGAAACCGCGCTGCTCGACGTGCGCGAGGAAGACCCCTTTGCGCAGGCGCACCCGCTGTGGGCCGCGAACCTGCCGCTCTCGCGCATCGAGATCGAAGCCTGGCGGCGCATTCCGCGGCGGGACACCTTCATCGTGCTGTACGGCGCGCATGAAGGCACCGACCTGGCGCCGCCGGCCGCGCGCACCTTCGCCGCACTGGGCTACACGAATGTGCACCTGCTCGAAGGCGGCCTCGAAGGCTGGCGTGCGGCCGGCGGCGAGCTGTTCCGCGACGTGAACGTGCCGAGCAAATCGTTCGGCGAACTGGTCGAGCACGAGCGGCACACGCCGTCGCTCACCGCGCCCGAGGTGAAGGCACTGATCGACGGCAAGGCCGACGTGGTGGTGCTCGACGCGCGCCGCTTCGACGAATACCGGACCATGAGCATTCCCTCGGCCACCAGCGTGCCCGGCGCGGAACTGGTGCTGCGCGTGCGCGAGCTCGCACCCGATCCGGCGACGCAAGTGATCGTCAATTGCGCGGGGCGCACGCGCAGCATCATCGGCACGCAATCGCTGGTGAATGCGGGCATTTCGAACCCGGTGGCGGCGCTGCGCAACGGCACCATCGGCTGGAAGCTCGCGGGCCAGGTGCTCGACCACGGCGCGGACCGCAAGGCGCCGGCCGTGGTGTCCGATGCGCACCGCGCGCAGGCGCAGGCCGACGCGCGCCGCGTGGCCGACAAGGCCGGCGTACGCCGCATCGCGCTCGATGCGCTGCATGCGCTGGAAGCCCCGGGGCGCACCGTGTACCGCTTCGACGTGCGTACGCCCGAGGAATACGAGGCCGGCCACCTGCCCGGCTTCGCGAGCGCGCCGGGTGGGCAGCTGGTGCAGGAAACCGATCACCAGGTGCCGGTGCGCGGCGCGCGCATCGTGCTGGCCGACGATGACGGTGTGCGGGCCTCGATGAGTGCCTCATGGCTCGCGCAGATGGGCTGGGAGGTCTACGTGCTCGACCCGCTGCCGCCAGCTTCGGCCTTCGCCGAGACGGCGGCGCCGCCGCCCGCCTATCCGCCCGCCGCGGCCACCGTGCCAGAGATCTCGCCCAGGGAGCTGGCGGCCTTGCTGGAGCAGCAGATCGGCACGGCGGTGATCGACGTGACCACCAGCGCCAACTACCTGAAGTGCCACATTCCCGGCGCCTGGTATGCCATCCGCGCCCACCTCGCGCAGGCCGTCGATGCGGCCATCCCGCCCGCGCAGCGCTATGTGCTGACCTGCGGCAGCAGCCTGCTCGCGCGCTATGCCGCGGCCGACCTGCGCCAGGCGCTCGATGCGCGCGGGCAGCGCGACGTGGAAGTGCTGGTGCTGGCCGGCGGCAACGCGGCATGGTTCGCGGCCGGCCTGGAAGCCGAAACCGGCGAAACGCGCCTGGCGACACCGCGCACCGACCGCTACCGCCGGCCCTATGAAGGCACGGATGCGCCGGCCGAGGCCATGCAGGCCTACCTCGAATGGGAATACGGGCTTGTCGCGCAGCTGGCGCGCGACGGAACGCACCATTTCCACGTGATCTGA
- a CDS encoding ABC transporter substrate-binding protein, with amino-acid sequence MSDLFFSKASRRNWLKQGAALSLAATGPLRAWAQSQTVLVLGDQAGGLRALFEASKALEGAPFAYRWANFQGAAPLFEAQRSAAVDTAVAGDLPVLAAAVGRTPLKIVATRVGKADALGIVVQPDSPLRKVADLRGKTAIVSSARGSISQYQLYGALEEAGVRRDEVTVKFVLPTDAAAAFASKQIDAWAVFDPYYTIALQQGGRILRDGRGINTALGFITASEPSLADPAKRAAIVQFLDRLARAGEWALANPEAYAQAYSQLTRLPIESARIITARASVTGRPVSEADIAALQTVADRSARDGILPVRVDVRAITDAQLWRRPA; translated from the coding sequence ATGAGCGATCTCTTCTTCTCGAAAGCCTCGCGCCGCAACTGGCTCAAGCAGGGTGCCGCACTCTCCTTGGCAGCCACCGGTCCGCTGCGCGCATGGGCACAATCGCAGACCGTGCTGGTGCTCGGCGACCAGGCCGGCGGCCTGCGCGCACTGTTCGAGGCCTCGAAGGCCCTGGAGGGTGCGCCCTTTGCCTACCGCTGGGCCAACTTCCAGGGCGCGGCCCCGCTGTTCGAGGCGCAGCGCAGCGCGGCCGTCGACACGGCCGTGGCCGGCGACCTGCCGGTGCTGGCTGCGGCCGTCGGCCGGACGCCGCTCAAGATCGTCGCCACGCGCGTCGGCAAGGCCGATGCACTGGGCATCGTGGTGCAGCCCGACTCACCGCTGCGCAAGGTGGCCGACCTGCGCGGCAAGACCGCGATCGTCTCGTCCGCGCGCGGCAGCATCTCGCAATACCAGCTCTATGGTGCGCTCGAGGAAGCCGGCGTGCGGCGCGACGAGGTCACGGTGAAGTTCGTGCTGCCGACCGATGCGGCCGCGGCCTTCGCCTCGAAGCAGATCGACGCCTGGGCCGTGTTCGACCCCTACTACACGATCGCGCTGCAGCAGGGCGGGCGCATCCTGCGCGACGGCCGCGGCATCAACACGGCGCTGGGCTTCATCACCGCGAGCGAGCCCTCGCTGGCCGATCCGGCAAAGCGCGCTGCCATCGTGCAGTTTCTCGACCGGCTGGCGCGCGCGGGCGAATGGGCGCTGGCCAACCCCGAGGCCTATGCGCAGGCCTACAGCCAGCTCACACGCCTGCCAATCGAATCGGCGCGCATCATCACCGCGCGCGCCTCGGTCACGGGCCGGCCGGTGTCCGAAGCCGACATTGCGGCCCTGCAGACGGTGGCCGACCGCTCGGCGCGCGACGGTATCCTGCCGGTGCGCGTGGACGTACGCGCCATCACCGATGCGCAGCTGTGGAGGCGCCCCGCGTGA